The genomic interval ACTCCGTTAGAAGAATCAAAATCGAGTGAGAACTTGGGCAGCGAACTGCGCGAGCAAGAATACGCCATCATTCTTGAAACCTTAGTGGCTTGTGACGGCCGCAGAAAAGAAATGGCTGAGAAATTAGGTATTAGTCCCAGAACTTTGCGCTATAAATTGGCAAAAATGCGTGATGCTGGTATAGAATTTCCAGGCTAAGTAATAACGGTATATATTTTGCTTGTGTTAATTATTCAGACGGCCAAATAATGGCGACGTCAAAAAGATGACAACGAGGTCCATGATGAAAGTTGATGGTTTAAGCAATGAAATGCAAGTCATGATGCTACAAGCAACGAATTCTAATCCTATTGCAACCGGGGCCAGTGTTGGTCAAGATTTTGGCAATTTATTGTCAAAAGCCATTAATAATGTCAATGCATTGCAAAAAACATCGGGTAGTTTGCAAACTCGATTTGACAGCGGTGATCAAAGCGTTTCCCTTTCGGATGTCATGATTGCCCGTAACAAAGCTTCCGTGGCCTTTGACGCTACAGTTCAGGTCCGTAATAAATTGGTTGAGGCCTATAAGGATCTCATGAACATGCCAATTTAATTTAAGGTGTAAGAGTGGCAGAAGAAAAATCGACTGATCTTTCATTGGCGCAAGGTGACAGTGCGGCGTTAATGACAACAG from Vibrio sp. HB236076 carries:
- the fliE gene encoding flagellar hook-basal body complex protein FliE; the encoded protein is MKVDGLSNEMQVMMLQATNSNPIATGASVGQDFGNLLSKAINNVNALQKTSGSLQTRFDSGDQSVSLSDVMIARNKASVAFDATVQVRNKLVEAYKDLMNMPI